The Solanum stenotomum isolate F172 unplaced genomic scaffold, ASM1918654v1 scaffold11373, whole genome shotgun sequence DNA segment ATGGGTTTAGGAGGCCCACGACAAACAAGAACACTGATCAATGCTCAAGACGTCTTCTTTAATTTGGCGCATGATGAAAaggattatatatatacaataccTACTGTTCTCTGAAGAAAGCAAGAAGTTAGCTAGCAAGGTGTGGTGGACTGGTTCGGAATAATGGGTGAAGTGatatatatgttgtatattGTATGTTGAGGATGAATCAAATTGGTTATCTGATGTTGTATGTTACAAGTCAATACCGACACTCTATATAGATGCCACTAAAGGCTTTAGCGACACCAGATGCAATGACATTAACTTAAATGCCGCTAAAACTGATTTTTGTGGTAGTGTCAACACATATATACACTATAAGAAAAGTGTTAATTACCTGGGGATTTTCCTAGGGATAGTACAGTAAATCCGCATGTAATTTGATTACCTGTGATTTTTCGTGCAAAATAAAATCCGATGGAAAAACCTTCGTAGATAACTCTTACCTGCGGATTTATACAATCCCTAGGTAATTTACCTGGGGAATTTAAATCCGTAGGTGTTTTACTTGCGGATTTATCTGCGATAACTATAAAAAATTCTTGCGaattttttgctaaaatttcttttaagaaCGAAATTTCTTGCAAATTTTCGTAGAAATATTTCGCACGTGATTCCCCATGAAGATCCCCAAGTAAATCCATAGGAGTTTGGagatgaaattttttgaaacaaaaggaaatttcTTGCGGATATATATGAAAGTATTGCTCAATAATTCCAATGAAAAGAAATCTGCAAgaaccaacaaaaaaaacaattcatgTTATATCACTTCATTCAACAAAAATAcagaattcataattcataattcctATGAAAAGAAACCTGCAAGATCAATAGTTTATGATTCTTAAacatacaaaaacaaaatacaactcAAATTTGAATCCTAAATAGTACTATCAACTATTTTAATCCCCATTTGAAGATGATGCGTTATAATGGGCAGAACCATTGTCATTCACGTTATCATGGGCAGAACCACTATCATTCACGCTATCAAAGTCATCACCACTTTCATTCTCATAAGCTTGATTGTCTTCTTGAGATGATTGCTCATTTGAAGATGATGCGTTGTATACGTGCTTCTTCAATAAGTCCAATTCCCTCCTCATCCTCTTATTCTTGTGACGCTCTTTCTGCAGTTGAGCATATAAGTCAGCATTGGAAGCATTTACCTGAGCTTTAATTATCTCATCAATTTCTCTCGATAAAGCTGATGTTGATTGTTTAGACGACGTCTTTATAGATCGACCCAGGGAGCCAAGACCTTTAactcttccttttttctttccaccaaCAGCTTGCACCCAGATATCCATTTCTGTTAATTGAGAATGTTGACCAGCTAAATTAGTTTCTCCTTCCACAGCTGATGCACTTTGAGAAGCTAATAattcttgtttctttctttcaaaAGTATTCTG contains these protein-coding regions:
- the LOC125849904 gene encoding uncharacterized protein LOC125849904; the encoded protein is MDIWVQAVGGKKKGRVKGLGSLGRSIKTSSKQSTSALSREIDEIIKAQVNASNADLYAQLQKERHKNKRMRRELDLLKKHVYNASSSNEQSSQEDNQAYENESGDDFDSVNDSGSAHDNVNDNGSAHYNASSSNGD